TGTTCTGAGTTCAAACTATGGAAATGCACGGAAGTCGAAAGAATACCTTTCTAACTAGGAAAATAAAGCATGTGAGTAAAATATAGTAATTGTTGATGAGAAACTCTGACTcacataattaaataaatatgcgCATTTTAAATAGTTACAGGAGAAAATATAAAGCCACAATAGCGTGACTCGACGTACACAAACAAAAGCCAGGATTATTTTAATAGTTACACCTGTACCTTTTCTACTGTGAGTAGGTTTTTAGTACtgtgtgtaataaaaaaaaactttgaaacagttggtttttattttagatAGCGCCGCTatctaaaataaaaaccaactgtttcaaagttttttttagctGCTGAAGCCAGCAAATCTTTAAAGCTAATTAAGCTAATATTAGCATCACAAATTAACTCACAGCTTCTTTCCTGTTGAGATTTTTGAGTTTTTAGCTAACTTGCTTTGCTGTattgtttgtatgttttcatGCAGAAAACATGTAAAGAAAGAATTGCTTAACTgcgtgttttttgttgttgttgctttctCATGTATGCCACTGgctgacacacatacacacactctctcacacacagacagatgttGGTCACCCACCAGTTCCAGCGTTGGCAGCTGGGGTGGATGTAGCAGCAGCCCCACCTTCAGCTGCTCCTGCGGAGGCCTCAGCGGCAGGAGCAGGAGTTGCAAAGGCTTCTACAAAACCCCAGGAGAGGACAGAAACGCGGAGAGAGACAGATGAAGAAATAAggattaaaaaagagagagtcaAAAAGCCAGAGGAAAACGAGACTattaagaaaaaagaacatAAGATTAAAGCATTTAAGTTGCAAAAGCATTTTTAAGCTGTTTTCAATTTCTAGAAACTGCAGCGTACAGAACTGTTATGTGACATCGATGACTGACAGGTGAATGAGCAAATGGGAATACAGACAGGAGGCATTACAGCAAGGATTAATCTAGTGCACAAAGAGCCGAATAAGCCAGGACTCTACAAGTGTTACAGCTGCCATCTGTAGCTGTAGACATGTGACAGGGTTTGATAGAATTGCTTTTCAGAGATCAAAGAAAAGCATTACGGCCTATCAAACAGGACGCATGAGTGCAGCAGTGTATATACAAGCCAAAAGTGAACATGTGGTGAGTATGTGGAGAATATCTGTAGAAATATTAAGTCTAAATCTGATTGTACATTTTGTATGgattaaaataatgtgattaaatgTGATTGCTTTCCTAAAAAAGCACATCACATAAAACTGCGTACCACCGATAAACGATTAAAACACAACTCATCACTAAACTGCTTGTTAGTCATTCTTATTATCATATTAGCTAGttcattcatttaaattctATATTGAGATATTTTTCACATCAGAATTTCACTTTTAGTAATTTAAATAATGACACTTTTCATGACACTAAAGCATAGTTACTGCCCACGTAGTTACACACTTTATTCAAGTAAATTTCTTCCAAGAAGGAGCAACCCTGAATGGTGACAAGATTTCATGTACCTCTCGAAATCTGATAAATTCCGCTCGTAACATTTTGAAACAAAAGTTGTGATTGCAGTACTGTACTTAGCTGCGGTGTGTGTGGGAATAACAGCTCATGGATAATTCGGACCACCCTGTGCATCACTTAGTGCACAGTACTTTTAGTAAtagactgtttttttgtttgttgctaCAAGATCAGACACAGGAAATCTTTTATACCACACATTAGCCACTATACCACTCTCTGTAATACAGTAGATTATTATTATGTCACAGAGCACAGGAAAAGCAAGCCAAAGGTCCAGAACTAGAAACCTGGCTGTACACAAATTTAGCCAAGCAATGAAGTGATCAAGAACAACTGGCATGCAACATCTCTCAAAACTATGCCAGAATGATAGTTTATTGAACAGGTTTTGATGCATCAACTGCAAATTAACAATGCCCTATTTTGCCCCCCAATCTTTATCTAGCAAACCTTTCAACTATGACGGGAAAAACCACACTCAGCACAGCCACGCATGCCTGGGAGTGGAACCTAACCAGTCAGCCGGCTTTTTTGTCTTTGGCCTGTGGTGGTAACGCTGTCTGGATTTACAGTTTCTTGTAAATCTTGTAGAGTTTCTATCAGAAGAAACTTTGCAGTCTTCACCTTGTAGTTAGACTCTTCATGTTCACCCAACATGTGTTCCTGTCACTAACGTGCACGCTCTGTGGGCCCTAAGCAAGAGGCACACCTATTGAGTCTCCTCACTAAGAAACACTTTTAATAACCCTACTGAAGTATAGACAGTGATAAGTTACAGATTAATCTTGTGAAATAAGTCAGCATTGCTGCAGGGTAGCTGATAGTTCTCCCAACTCTACCCTCACATGAAAATGAACAACGTCACAAGAAAATGAACATAGTAACCTCCAAAATGGCAAACCCTAGTTCACAAACCATCTATTCTACACAACCTGCATGGaagcatttctttcttttcacctTCTCTTAACGCTGAGTAATATCAATGCCGGCCAAAATTACGATCAGCATCTTGTTAATAAATTGCTGTTTTTAGGGCATCAAAGTCAAAAAGATGCTAACAGAGGCAGGGACTACTACACTGTCATGAAATGTGGCATTAGGAAATGAAAAGTGAAAATTCAAGTGATAAGTTTTTCTAAACATTGAGTAGCATTTTAAGCTATTAAGTGTATATATTTTGACACGGTTAATCCATAATCAAATTTATTTAGTCTGTTTAAATATAACTAAATAATGTGGGGCTATAATTTTAAGGCAGTTGATAGGGATGTGCATCAATCCAGTACGCAGTGAGAGTTTTTGATGATACAACTTTGCTTGCAGTGGACAGACAACAACTGCCATAATTCAGCAAAGTTCTGTCTACATACTGTACGTGTTTGAGCATGCAGTCGTCTGTGTTATCATATCGTGTGATGGGTTTTACAGTTGAGCTTCCCAGAGTGATTCCTTCGTAGAGAATTTTCTGGAAGCCCACTGACCTCCCAACAGATCCACATTGGCGGCGCCAGGGGAGGTGGCGGCTGCTGTGCTAGTGGGAGGAGCTAGAGAGACTCCGGgttctgctgctgcaggagtGGGCGATGCCGCTGCAAGGGAGGGGGTGGGCTCAGCTGCGAGGGTGGGTTCAGATAGCAAGGAATCGCCCATTTCTTCCAGTACCAGCAGGGGTGTTTGAAATCCCCATAGAAAGGAGGCAAAATAAACCACAAAAGAGGAACCAAAATAGCCAGTGGAGTCACCGTTGTgagagtgaagaaaaaaaaaagccaaaagaaaGGTCAATCCAAATAAAGCCCAATAAAGATCATTTAGAAGtggccaaaaaaaagaagaagaaaaacccgtatttttaaacaaattaaaagtcGCCAAATGATCCAGCATTGTCCAGTCACAACcaagaaataaatattaaaaaacaatcaACCAAAATAGCCCCCATTATAAACCAAAAACAGACAATGGAGTATgtggagggaggggagggagaaggcagagagaaacaaagagagtACTCAGACTAAGAGAACAGCTTGAGGAGACAAACAGGGAAGTAACCATGTGACACTGCTGCAATGTTgtctatttttacattttttaaatagagaAACAATATATTGCCTCCAGGTTGCTTCAATTTCATATTACAGCAAGAAAACCAGTAAAATCAAGGCAACCTGGAGGAGGTTTTAAGAATGGACTAGTCTGGACCAGATCCTACAGGTGAAGTAAAGAGGGGGAGTTGCACTCACCTGATCCAAGAAGATCTATGGaggcagaaaacaaagaaacagggAGAAGATATGTCTTATTCTGgagatttgatttgattctcTAGTCAACTCCAATGAAAATAGACTGTTACGTGTTCACTAAAAGGACTAGATTATCTGTCGTTCTTTCTAACAATGACTACAACGAAAACCATGTGCATGATATCAGACGAGCCAGCAGCTGTTCTAAAGTAAGGAGGGCCACTTACCTCCCCAAGATGTGGGGGCAGCTGATGGTGCTGAAGGGCCAGTAGAGGCCAGTGGATCCAGATCTAGCAATGAACTGGAAGATGATGAAGTTTTAACCACACTTTTCTGAGTGAAAATTTGCTGCTGCACATGATCAATAGTTTACTTGCACTTAATCAGCTGGGTGAGGTTAAAATAGCACTGTTAGACTGACATTTTGTTACCTAGCACTAAAAAAAGTGGAGACAACATCGTGGGAAATGTCTTGCTTCTGAGATCATTTACCCATCATCCAAATTATACATGTGAACTGAATGAAAAGAGAAACTAAACTGGGCAAGCAGACACCAAAACAATCACAATTCGtgatttctgtctgtctgttaaaATTCTGTCGTTCccaatcacttccactttgttataataccactaacagctgactgtggaatattttaTAGAGAGGAAATTTCACACTGGACGTGTTGCACAGGCGGCATCGTATCATGGTACCACGCTGGAATTGGATTGATTGATTCTGATGGGTGGTGATTACTTTTGGCAATACTGACAATACAGATACACTGTAAGTATATGGTATTTTATAGATGTTAACAAAATCCAATGTTTTTTGAAAGGTTGTATTGGCGGGGTATTTACTAGAAATAGGAACCTACTCTTCGGCCGGTTCAGGAGCAGCTGAAGCAGCAGCACTGGCAGCACTGTCCCCAGGAGGAGGCTGCAATGTGGGAACAGCATTTGAAGATTTGGCTGGAGTTGACGTTGGAGACACATTGTTTGTAGGAGATCCCTGGAAAGCAGACAGACAAGCCCCCTTTCAGTGCTGATTCACAATATAAAaggctaaagaaaaaaacagactaCTTTAAATGTGCATCTTACCTTTGTTGGAGACCTGAAAGTGGAAGAACAAGAGGAGGTATAAGTGATGTGCTTAAAACAAACTGCTTGACAAAAACTCAATTTTACAGATCATTTTAAACTCAATATCGGGGATTCAAACAAGCATTTAAGATAGACTGAATCATATGTGATCATATGAAGAGTTAATTTCCAAAGTACCATAATATATAATCAAGTAtgaaaacaagaataaaatCCAGCGCATAAGATTTGTTAAATCAGTCTGATTTtgccagcttttatttcattttcagtttgacTTGGGAATGAAACCCTTCATATAGCGATTCACATTGCATATTAGCGTATGACAGTACACATGTGGTGACCTGCTGTTTACCAAAACATGTGTCTCCCAGAGGTCACGCATGTAATCACACCGACACACACATTTCCACATGTGAACTATTCGATTGATCCAGTTCATAATTCACATGtgaataatgtgcacatttattACCTGGGGGAGGGTGGGGCGAGAGGTGGGACAGTAAATACATCTAAATAGTTAGTAAACTGCAAACGAAACATAACACTTATGCTCACCCTTCACTGGTGTTTCCAAATCAACGTAAAGGAGAGTAAAAGAGAGGAGGGGTTAAAGGAAACTGTAGAAATACAAAACCTGTTTCTACCAATATTTCTATTGGCTACTCGTGAAAACAAAAGCGGGAGATAGAAAGAGTTATCCTAATGTTTTTACTATGACGTTGCAAAGAAATGTTACGTCTTACCCCTTCTTTCCACCTTTTGTATCCTCCAGGCCATTCATGTGGGTTTCCAGAGATTCTAGGATACTGCTGGGAGCCTgaacagaacaaagaaaattCAAACTGGAATCGCAACTCCACACAAATCCTAAATCATCTCCTCAGATACATTCCAGCCGAGGTTTAATCACCAGAAACAAGAGTGAGAGAAAATCCCACCGCAATAGTCGCATGCATGTGtctatgcacacacaaacacaagagtgatttgtgtgttttgtgtgactTGTTTGTCAAATTAAAGAAAGGTCAACGTGCCAACATTTCATCCTGTAAACAGGCACTCAGCCAAAATAACCCCTTTGTTTCTGTGGTTACCGGTTCCTCGAGAGGTTTAAAGGGGCAGTCCTCGTCATCCGAGTCTGCTAGATCCACCACTACCCCTGGGTGGAGACACTGGGTGGGGAGATGGTGGTGGGTGAGACATGGGCttctgtgtatgcatgtgtgtgtgagaggagatGGATGGTATTCATATGCATTATATATTCTTGATCCCATCGCTTGCAAAGTGGGATTAAAAAACCCTGAGAGCTGTGATATGGAACTTACATAGTTGATGTCGGGAATGTCATTTTTGTCAACTCCAACTGTctgttaaagaaaacaaatatatacatttaaaaaacaatattatCACACTGCACAGACTCAGTTTTTACAGTCACTATGTGagtcaaaagaaaaaggacCGCTGAGGCTACCTCAGCCAGCTTCATGAATTCTCCAATCTTTGTCACCCTGGTCAGGAAACGCTTGTAGATCTCCAAGGCCTCCTTGCATTCACTCTTCTTCATTTTGAAGAATTTCtctacacacaaaaacaagaggTTTGCTGACTGACAAACACCTTGTCCATCTTTTTTGATTATCATCggtgaagtgaaaaaaaaactgcaatctATTCACTTTAAGTGGACTACTAACCTAATAGGTTGATGATCCCATCATTGTAGGATGCAAACAGTTTCACCAAGTCCTTGAAGAGAAGCAGAAATGCAGCATTGATGATCCCATTGTTCAGCTCCTTGGGATGAACCTGAGAGAAGACAGGACAGAGATAAGTAGGGCTGTCTGAGGTTCTGTTcatccaaataaataaataagaagaaaaagtgtGCAAATCAAAGCAAAGACGTACATCAAACTCCAGGAGTGTGTCAATCTGTGTCTGCAGAACAGGCATGCCTTTCAGCAGCTTCTCAGTGGTCATGGTTCTCATCACTCCATCAGCGCTGAGGTAACACAATAGAGAGAgtattttacataaaagaaGAGCTACAGGTTTTAACCACACGCTAAGTAAAagcatgtaaaagaaaatgctaATGGCCAAACAAGTGTTGCTATGAACGACTGCATGCACACCGTGTTTACCGTACCCTTTCTTGACTCTGGTGAAGTCAAATGCCATCTGGCGGTAAGCAAAGGCTTTCTCATTCAGGTATCGTCCATACCGCCTGATGAATGTAGACATGTCATAGCCTAcacaaaatgaaatcaaaattaaATGATTGTTGAACAAAAAGCTAATAGGCTTCTTGCTGTCTGCTCCTATTTGTTTCTTGATTATTTCTATTATTTGTCATttgtttctcaacagctcactTCATGCATTGATCTCTCTTTGTCCTAgtgggaaaatattttttagaacCTGCAGTAAACAGTGTATCCCTAAAGCAGTCAATATAACAGGAATCACAATTTCTCCATGTGTAGCTGAGACAGTTTGGTCCATAATTTGCTGAACACACAATTTTGTAGCGTctgtacattaccacagtgGTGATGTACCAcatcaaacaaaaaatataatgcAAATGATTATAAAGCTGAGAGGGTTCATTCAAAGGGTTTGCATTTAGGAatttcagtgattttttttatgtagccCCCATTTGCCGAGGCTAAAATGAATCTGCCAATTCAAGTGAGACCTGTCATCTTATTATTTCATGACAAATGAAGTCACAAGACACAATATTTGATATGATAAGGTTTCATAgcttttcactgtaattttagGGGCCCAAAAGGATGTCAGTGCAAGTGAGTGAGGTCGTCATTTGGCTAAAAATACACCTTTGTGAGGGCCAAATCAGTGATCTGGTACATtcttaaaaggaaaaaatgcaTTGGCCAGTTAAGCAACTCTAAAAGGTCCGAAATACATCAGAAGACAACAAAATGCATGATGACAGCATTTTTTCCATAGTTAAGAAAAAGGACACTCTTAAGGAAGTAGACATATCATTATCAAGAGATGCATTCATGAATGGAAGATGGCTTATAACAAGGTGCAAATCACTGGTTTCACTCAAAAACAGAAAGGCCAGAATTAGATTTTTAGGActggataatgacccaaaataCAAAAGCAATGCAACAGTTTGtcaaggcaaaaaaataaaatattcttcaaaggccaagtcagtcacctgactTTTCAGTTATTGAATACAACCGTACATGGAAAGACCCTGCAATAAAggtggctgcagtaaaggcTTAGCAGCCACCTTGCAATGGAACAAATACAGCATTAGGTGATGTCCATGGGTTCTAAACTTCAGCAACCATAAACTGGGAAGGATTTCCATCCAAGTATTGAAAACAgtccttatatttaaaattatgttagtTTTTCCAATTCATTTTAAATCTCTGAAAATGGGGGAGCTGTGTATAGGGCTGTAATTCTTCAAGTCTGCACTTCACTTAGATTGTCTGGTTGTGTACAGAGATGAAACTACAAAAATTCTATCCTTGTCTAACAAATTATGGATCTCATTAGTTGACACCGATTAAGTCCAAGCGAGTATGAAAGGTGGAGCAGGAAAGGAGGTGGTTTGAAAAGCGTGCAACAAATTAAACAACGCCCTAGATTGAATGTATATATGGAAGGGTAGCAGCTGATCCATCAGCACTGAGATTGGCTGCTGGGATTGTAGCTGATATGTGATATTTGTTATTTTCCTGTTAGTTCCTATTTTTCCTAACTTCTTCTCTAAAATCTGTAACCTAAGGAGCAAAGGATGAGAAAGTTCAGTAATGTGCGGTTATTATCAGATTATCCATTTACAAAGAACGATACACAACGATACAAAGGGAGAATATTACAGTTGATCAGACTGTCGTCTTACCATGAGATCCAGTTTTGTCAATAAAGTTGCTGAGGTTGAACAAGGATGTCCTGGATGCCAAGTACTGAATGAACCtctgagaaagagaaagaaaacccaGTGAAAAATCCTGTAGAAGTCAAAGCTGAAAACTACAGCCAACAACACAGCATTGACATCTCTAGTAAGGGCTTTCTTTGTTGTGCTTTTCAAGCTTTTATTCCATCATTTAATAGCTTTTACAGGAGTAATGCACAGTGGACCCATTCCACTAACTTGTGGTCAAAGCCTCTATTTATTTGTGAAACATCAGGCTTCCTGCAAATGCCTTGAAAGACCAATTTCAGCTGTCTAAAGTGGTAACTTCACACCACACCagacatttattatttatttcaaagGGGTGACTGTTTTTGTCAGCAATTAGAAAAGAAACTTTACTATATTAAAGTATACTATAATATATACTATTCAGCATTTCTATTTATCTTTTATCCTGATTAGAAGAGATTCAAGCTTAAACCAAACTGCTTCACATGTTGAATGGTCTATTTACTGTTCACTAACCTCATTGCCATAGACACACATGTGGTGTGTGGTGACGAGGGCCTTGAAGACGACCACCCAGCTGGCGTTGGTGGATCGCTCAAACAGTGTGTCAGCCATCTGAGGGATGTTCACGTTGGTGGTATTGGTGGCTGACACCAGGTCTGCAACACAGCAACAAAGAGTTCTCCTCATCTGTCAAAGGTTCTCTCACAGAGTGCTTTAACCTTGTGATAACTTTAAACAGCTTATTGTCGTCgtcatcttcttcttttaactACAGTGGATTGCCTGTCTCCATCTCACCCCATCATTTACATCCGCTTCTGTCATGCCAAGAATCTGCATGCTCTCCTTTACTACATCTAAGAGTCTTCTCTGTGGtattcttcttttcctcctaactgacagctccatattcaacagcATGCCTCCACCTCTCTAGGCTCTCTGCTTTGATGCAAACCAACCCCACCTTGAATCAATCTGTCACTTCTACCTTACACCTCACTACTGTCtcactgtcctcatacatgtcctgcaccaccctcacatGCTTCTTTGTCATCCCTGACTTCCTCATACAGTACCCCATC
The genomic region above belongs to Pelmatolapia mariae isolate MD_Pm_ZW linkage group LG15, Pm_UMD_F_2, whole genome shotgun sequence and contains:
- the snap91b gene encoding clathrin coat assembly protein AP180; this translates as MSGQTLTDRIAAAQYQLTGSDMARAVCKATTHEVMAPKKKHLEYLVSATNTTNVNIPQMADTLFERSTNASWVVVFKALVTTHHMCVYGNERFIQYLASRTSLFNLSNFIDKTGSHGYDMSTFIRRYGRYLNEKAFAYRQMAFDFTRVKKGADGVMRTMTTEKLLKGMPVLQTQIDTLLEFDVHPKELNNGIINAAFLLLFKDLVKLFASYNDGIINLLEKFFKMKKSECKEALEIYKRFLTRVTKIGEFMKLAETVGVDKNDIPDINYAPSSILESLETHMNGLEDTKGGKKGEGSPTKGSPTNNVSPTSTPAKSSNAVPTLQPPPGDSAASAAASAAPEPAEDSLLDLDPLASTGPSAPSAAPTSWGDLLGSEMGDSLLSEPTLAAEPTPSLAAASPTPAAAEPGVSLAPPTSTAAATSPGAANVDLLGEAFATPAPAAEASAGAAEGGAAATSTPAANAGTEPTGGDAPAAAAAPAPVAPGAELMSVFDGLGDVMKPTVTPQAGDVDTSMANMASNLTMGTPAAPQVAPPSWGAPMAGAPAGAPMMPMARPGFPAAGVTPGAPMSPGMAQSPRKPPPPRNALDDLNIKDFM